The genomic DNA taacaacggatgttttgatacaAATTTActtcatcaagaattttctacattttttaattctacgttcaccgtggaggcatgcgagaaaaaaatatttattttttatcatcacaaaattgtatttatgatcaagtcaaatagcaaaaggagcaagtctctctatgtaatacataaatcattggctaagtactataagttaaagtacaCAAAGTGTACaatcataaactaaaaagtgggctacaagtaaagtacacttaaaagtatacttttataaactaaaagtaTGGGCCAATTTAGTGTTGTATTATTAAGTatttggggaaatatacttgaactttacttcagTATACTTCATGAAATTAACTTGACGTATATTTACTTTTCCGTGAGGTGTGCCATTACTGCACTGCTGTATGAGATAATAGGTTGTGGACTAACATGCCAGCTACAATGTGTGGAGAGTAATTAGTGATCTTTCATCACCACCTGCTGGATATCTGAGATATTTCAGCTCAGGGCTCATTTCACTGAGCTTTGTAGCCTGTCTCAGCTTTTTAAGGGGAGATTCCTTTCTTTGAACTTCCTCTAGtgcgacggagtattagggccacaaaATCTGagatcacgagaataaagtcataatattctaaagtagtaattgtacgtgttattttagaggggaaatagtgtgaaaatgaggaatgtggagcatcctgtgaagttatactttagtttaggtttcacaaataaccaaatacttcatgttttggctcatcagcaccacgttatcatcagtatcaggacctggaaAAGATTGTGAAAGAAACGgagtttattctgaagaaagaaatTCTAATTCtattaaagttatgactttattttcttaacattacgattttttctcataaagttataactttattctcgtaatgttacgactttttttctcgtaaagttatgactttattttggttaagttatgactttattctattaaagttatgactttattttcttaacattacaattttttcttgtaaagttataactttattcttgtaatattacgactttttctcgtaatataatgactttattctggaaatctccgatATTTTTTCtcccttaatgtggccctaatactccgtctagggactatttcttCTGCAGAAAGAATTTATAACTGTCCATAGTGAGGTATATAGATAATCCAGAGTAACTGGGAGAGTTTCTTAAAAGACAAGTTGCTGTGGaatcatttaatcatttaaatgatTCAACTTCCTATGAAAACGGAAGTTAGGTTAGAAACTCCGGTTTAATTCCAATCCGTTCCTACACCCTCCAACTCCAtctgtagtcacactcacagctcaatgaagcacctttctttaaggtggagggtataaatacagcggcAAGCTTCGGGATgaccttccctccctctggcaaggattttttaaataaatatcaaaatcaGAAATACTTCATTGATCCCATtctagaatatatatatatatatatatatatatatatatataacttaaggaatccattggtacccttttttgtcttttttaggcgggtacagggggtctttagggggagatagcaggtcaacagtagatgtcacatagaagtggtgaacatcatctgaaagcgaacctgaagattaatttgagatgcagctcagcactctGTGTCAAGCTGTTCTAGTCATAAGTCAGAAACAAAACTAGAGTGATGGAAGAGGCACTATGTAGCCTACTTGACATATCGTGATGAATTGTTTTCCAAGCAACAAATGAAATTCCTGAAAAAATTGCatttaatatttcattgttATTTACGAAATATGTTCAAAGTGTCACTTGCAGTGTTGGATATTAACAGGTTACTGAGTCTCTTTTGCAGTTCTATTGTCTTTAGGCTAGAGACCaaattttattgttattccaCAAAAGAATGATCATTGAGAATGGCGGCGTTTATGGCAATAGTTGCACACTCAAGTTCTGCTATTTCCCTGTCCTTTCGGTTCAATTTAAATACTCAGCAGCAAGTAGGCAGATGGCCAGTGTTGGGCaacttaaatgtaaatatgtgatcagttatttgttatttactttatttattgccTTCCTCCCAAAATACTAACATCATTTCCTAATTATGCAGAAGAACCGGTTACATACCCGTTACAAACCAGCTCCATAAAAAGGTGCTCTTCTTAATAAAATTGTGTCTCATCATCTTAAATTTGTATGCTCACACTTCAACGTTCAAGATGTTACTAACCCTAAAGACAGTAGAACTGCAACAGAGACTCAATAACCTGTTACTATCCAACACTGCAAGTGACACTTTGAACATATtttatctttctttttatcTCTTTATCTTATTCTTGAATATTTTACTAACAACAATCTTTCATATCACTGTCATGCTGCTGTTCCTGACTGTAACATGCAcgttgattaaatatttgagtgATTGTGACACAGATTTAGTTTACATGTCAgtttattttataacttttgTAACTATATAacaatgaaatatgaaatgtgttattttcatactGTTTTGGCATACAGCCTAGTATAACCGGTGCCCCCTTCCAGTGTGGATAAAGCACTGGAAAACAGCTGTTCTGCAACCTCTGACCTAGGTTTCGAATGGACCTCCAAAAATCTACAAGTAGATCGTCTCAGCCTGCTCAGGGAGGCAGGAGTTCAGCAAGGCTTAAAAACACCAGCTGCTGATGTATTGCTTATTTCAGGTCTACATTTTAGTATGCTACAGAAATGTGTATGCAATAGGTGTTGGGAGACTGGAAGTACACCTGGAGTTTTTaaagtccatcctggaggaggaACCCTATGTCGGTAGGGAACCTCGCTCGGTTATGAAGGGCAGCTTCAGGACCCTGGCCCCATCACCCCTAATTTGGATGCCAATCTAACACCTAAtgtacaccaaaacacacaactaTGTTTAAGCCTTGATAACATAagcaacataaaacacaactcaACCAGTAGAACATCAAATAATCCAAGCTAACCCCATTTAGCAAGTCAAGACTAAGTAAACAACACAACTTTAACCTTAGCAAGTATTCAGCTTTGCTATTGTAATtcataacaattacattttaaCTGTCAGCCTATCCCAGGGGAAGGGCTCTCTTACCTTACCTTAAGGACACCAAGCAGACACCCTCAGAGATGAGCAAGACAGGACTTTGGTTGGAATGTACAGGATACAATCCAGTTTTATTGGTTTTTAAAGATAATATGAAGATTACTGGTTACATGAATTGAATGATACAAAAAGGAACCAAAACACCCAGTAAAATCTCAAAAGATCCCCAAAAGCTTCaaaatgcccaaaagaaaaagtcaaaaatatcCTCAGAGTCAAAAAAGCCTCCTATAATCAGTTGTCTCCccttatttatacttttttactCCGGATCCATGTATGGTTAACAATCTAAACATCAACAAACTATTAGACACGTAACACCTCTAAGAAAAAAGCTTTTCTTACATATTTTTACCAACCAGTGAATATAAAAGCACACAGGATTACATAttgaagaatgaaagaaaatcaaatacttgttatcactattaaatGAGCACAAAGACATATGGAATTATATATGTGGAATAAAATCATATCTGAGACTAAATCACTCTAAGCTCAATGAAAGGAAAGAAATCATACCGATTCACCAGTTTCACAACAATGTTTCCAAGTATTTCTGTAATTTTCAATTGGTTAGTCAATTAaagtcaattaattaattaattggttaAACTCTGAATTAGGGTAGGTTTTGGGGGTGTGTGTCTCTGACATTATAGGTGATAcctcaacaaaaacatttgttgcCTGGTAAACAATTTGTTGAAAAACTGAAGAAATCGATAAATGctaaattaaagcaaaaataaaacttgttttttttaggttttcgtTACGGGTATCCAACATACAATATGTCAGGTACTGTAACTCATGGAGCCTCTTCCATTATTCTTTCAGGGACAGGGCCTACAGAGGTTCACAGGGATCCACCACAGCCCGGACTTCTCCCACGTTGACGCCTTTGTAGGTCCCGGTGATGGACGTCCACTTGATGTCCCCGTTCCTGTAGGTGCGTCTGAGGCGTGCAGTGTAAGGGATGTCTGCCCCGTACTTGTACCCCACCAAACTGACTTTGCAGGAGTGGTGTGGTGGGACTTTGCACTCAACAGCAACAGAGTGGGTGCTTGACTCCGTGTGAGTGGTCCCCTTCGAGAACTGGAGGGTTGTCTCCACGCTAAACTCGACACTTGCTTCGCCAATAATTGGGATTCCGGCAGTGATGCCAGTCGTGACGCCCGCTGTTATGGAAAAGCTGGTGTCCCACCTTTTCTCCACTTTGATTGACTTTGAGAGGGTGGCTGTCTGTGTCACTGGCTGGTTGCTGTTGTTGACGACTGTAGAATTTTTCATGTTCTCTGGAGGATACTTAATGATGTTAAGATCATCAGTTTTATACTTGACATCAGAAATGTGCTCGCTGATTACATCTGGGTTAAAGGTCAGAATCTGGTACTCATCGTACCTATACTCTTTACCTCCCCAGGGAAGGTAGAAGGTCTTATTTATAACATGCATCTTCCCAAGACCATACTGGTTCTTCCCAACATACATGTTATCGGGGGAGCTGTAGACTGCATTTGCAGGCACTGAACCGTAGGAGCCATTCTTCCACTTCAAAGACTCAAAGTCATCTTTGTTCACCAGGATCTCAAATGTGGAGCTACGAATCTCTTTGTCTCGGAAGGAGTAGTGGCAGTAATGATCCAGGTGAGGGCAGAAGAAGCCGGCTGCGATCCCACATCTGGCAATGTAGTCGGTGCGTTTTTCGTATCCATTGTAGATTGAAACGGCTCCGTCGGGGATAGAGCCGTCAAAGGTCTGCCATTCCAGGTTGGTTTGTTCAATGGTAACTTTGAGAAGGCACAGATAGGAACAATGTTAAGTATAAACCAACTTACATCAGAAATCAATCAATGTATTCCCAAAACTTTTTGAAAATAGACAAGCTTGGAATGAATGCTTTATAGGGCAAAACAAAAACTGGCCAATGGAGAGTGAAGAGCAAaacatttacctcaaaattatttttaaatcacttaTCAAATTGTCATGAATTTTAGAAGAAGCCAAACTGACCATAGCTTAACCCCTCGCCCAAACagtgattgtccaatcatagcttagcaaccgtaactaggcatGGAGGTCTGTCAAGCTCTGGATTTCTACACATGTTGAAGCACTGTGCATACACCGTAAAACTCATTTAAAGAGTTTGGAAAAAGTGTTAGGAATGGATTCAACTGTGTGTTTAACTGCTCTAACATAAGCTGCAATGTTTagcattaggggtgtaacggtgatacgtttttacaacgatgCGTTATTATAATTTTCCATGATTCCGATACGGTTCAAGGACGATATTGGCTCATATAGAgcaatacgatatgatacgattcaattcaatgacttgaaatcgaCACAATaccttttttgccaaaaattctatcagtgtgaaataaatagctgatactgcacaatgcaggtcaggattcctcaaagtttttcttgtaagggaatcagggataaattaattatggatataaacaagtaaacacaacgattaatggcaaatacatataACTCATACAAAagacagtgcaatatttaacaaaagatcaaattcaagttaaatgatgttctcattttcaaagcaaaaggtagagcaataatattgaacaaaaaataaaatgcaaccaACTTCTCTTCAGGTcgaatgaacagtggtttaatctAGCCATCGTGCGCACACACGTTCATGCGCTCACACAATGGCTAACATGGTGCACCTGTAGCGCATTTGAGCATAGGGTGGGATGAAaaagaaggcattattataggGGGTGCATTAGCGGCTGTGACAATTATGACTTACTGTGTCACATTCAttactttctccccctttaatcacagggctcTCCCCCTGATGACctactgacagtttgggagtcctgtagagagtttctcTCAGAGGAAGCatattgttgtctgggactacatacattatttttcaactttagttttgaaccTGAACCATTTTGatcacatcatgttgctcgGCTCAGCctcaggctattataattaaattgtggagctcagacattttgtccaggatggagacaccgggtgaaagacTGACATGAACGgccggtcctgagggagttatgagaggagcgaaatgcctgttgatgcgcagaaggaactgtgtataattaatcaaaacaacacGTTTGATGTGCTC from Sebastes fasciatus isolate fSebFas1 chromosome 6, fSebFas1.pri, whole genome shotgun sequence includes the following:
- the LOC141770123 gene encoding natterin-3-like; amino-acid sequence: MARLNHCSFDLKRITIEQTNLEWQTFDGSIPDGAVSIYNGYEKRTDYIARCGIAAGFFCPHLDHYCHYSFRDKEIRSSTFEILVNKDDFESLKWKNGSYGSVPANAVYSSPDNMYVGKNQYGLGKMHVINKTFYLPWGGKEYRYDEYQILTFNPDVISEHISDVKYKTDDLNIIKYPPENMKNSTVVNNSNQPVTQTATLSKSIKVEKRWDTSFSITAGVTTGITAGIPIIGEASVEFSVETTLQFSKGTTHTESSTHSVAVECKVPPHHSCKVSLVGYKYGADIPYTARLRRTYRNGDIKWTSITGTYKGVNVGEVRAVVDPCEPL